The Phoenix dactylifera cultivar Barhee BC4 chromosome 9, palm_55x_up_171113_PBpolish2nd_filt_p, whole genome shotgun sequence genome window below encodes:
- the LOC103709421 gene encoding 60S ribosomal protein L32-1, whose amino-acid sequence MAVPLLAKRIVKKRVKKFKRAQSDRKISVKPNWRRPKGIDSRVRRKFKGCTLMPNIGYGSDKKTRHYLPNRFKKFVVHNVSELELLMMHNRTYCAEIAHDVSTRKRKEIVERAAQLDIVVTNKLARLRSQEDE is encoded by the exons ATGGCGGTTCCGTTGCTCGCAAAGAGGATCGTTAAGAAGCGTGTCAAGAAGTTTAAGAGGGCCCAGAGTGACCGCAAGATTTCGGTGAAG cCCAACTGGCGTAGGCCTAAGGGTATTGATTCTCGTGTGAGAAGAAAGTTCAAGGGATGTACTTTGATGCCCAACATTGGTTATGGATCTGACAAGAAGACCCGGCATTACCTGCCCAACCGTTTCAAGAAGTTTGTGGTTCACAATGTATCTGAGCTAGAGTTGCTTATGATGCACAACAG GACTTACTGTGCTGAAATTGCACACGATGTCTCTACAAGGAAGCGCAAGGAGATTGTAGAGCGAGCTGCACAACTAGACATTGTTGTCACCAACAAGCTTGCGAGGCTCCGCAGCCAGGAGGATGAGTGA
- the LOC103709422 gene encoding 40S ribosomal protein S5: MAVQQEVKLFNRWSFEEVEVSDISLADYIAVSPAKHATYLPHTAGRYAVKRFRKAQCPIVERLTNSLMMHGRNNGKKLMAVRIVKHAMEIIHLLTDANPIQVIVDAIINSGPREDATRIGSAGVVRRQAVDISPLRRVNQAIYLLTTGARESAFRNIKTIAECLADELINAAKGSSNSYAIKKKDEIERVAKANR, translated from the exons ATGGCGGTCCAACAAGAGGTTAAACTCTTCAATCGATGGTCCTTCGAGGAAGTGGAg GTCAGTGATATTTCGCTCGCTGACTACATAGCCGTGTCTCCTGCCAAGCATGCTACTTATCTTCCACATACTGCAGGACGATATGCGGTCAAGAGATTCCGCAAGGCTCAGTGCCCAATTGTGGAAAGACTGACCAATTCTTTAATGATGCATGGTCGTAACAATGGAAAGAAGCTCATGGCTGTTCGCATTGTCAAGCATGCTATGGAGATTATTCATCTGCTTACTGATGCAAATCCGATCCAAGTTATTGTGGATGCTATCATTAACAG CGGCCCAAGAGAAGATGCAACTCGAATTGGGTCGGCTGGAGTTGTTCGACGTCAGGCGGTTGATATTTCCCCATTGAGGCGAGTTAACCAGGCAATATACCTCCTTACAACAGGTGCACGTGAAAGTGCTTTTAGAAATATCAAGACAATTGCTGAGTGCCTTGCTGATGAGCTAATTAATGCGGCTAAGGGTTCTTCGAACAG TTATGCAATTAAGAAGAAGGATGAGATTGAGCGCGTTGCTAAGGCAAATCGTTAA